One genomic window of Sphingomonas sp. C3-2 includes the following:
- a CDS encoding pyrroloquinoline quinone-dependent dehydrogenase → MKITQLIKLGSACALGALALSSCNKPAGPINNDGPVAGWGAWGGEGSGRRYSPVNQITPENVGSLKKVWTYRIGMLDAPENTSPTFQATPITGDGRLYVCSGRNRIVALDPETGREIWAHDAKASADGTYLLNCRGVSHFSDPGPSPTGVCPSRILAGTLDGRLIALDAATGKFCSDFGEKGSIDLTTDLGKVQAGDFGITSPPAIIGNMVVVGGRIPDNMRTDTPAGVVRAYDVHTGKQLWSWNPLPPGQEDAALAPKGEHYVRATPNAWAPLSVDPALGLVYVPTGNAAPDHYAADRNGRDYYASSVVALDAKTGTVKWHFQTVHHDVWDYDVPAQPVLFDLPTPNGATIPALAQATKQGHIFILNRATGQPVFPVEERPVPQDALPGERLSPTQPFPANPAFIVRRDLTEDDMWGFTPWDRGKCVDQFRSARWQGVFTPPSTKGTIFYPSFMGTSNWGSVSIDQENGVLIANTTHVPAIATEVPRKEADARMAKGDFLLPVTGAPYAHTMKPMLSPLGAPCVKPPWGTLLAIDLKQGKRLWEVPLGTTRDVAPFPIWRKMGVPNLGGSIITGSGLVFIGAATDNFLRAFDVKTGEELWKGRLPAGGQATPMTYRLTKNGRQYVVIAAGGHKYLGTTLGDHLVAFALPE, encoded by the coding sequence TTGAAGATCACACAGTTGATAAAACTGGGGTCGGCCTGTGCGTTGGGTGCGCTGGCCCTGTCGTCGTGCAACAAGCCCGCCGGGCCGATCAATAATGACGGCCCCGTCGCCGGTTGGGGCGCCTGGGGCGGTGAGGGGTCGGGCCGCCGTTATTCGCCGGTCAATCAGATCACGCCCGAAAATGTCGGATCGCTCAAAAAGGTCTGGACCTACCGGATCGGGATGCTCGACGCGCCGGAAAACACCTCGCCCACCTTCCAGGCGACGCCGATCACCGGTGACGGGCGTCTCTATGTCTGCTCGGGCCGCAACCGGATCGTTGCGCTCGATCCCGAAACCGGGCGCGAAATCTGGGCGCATGATGCCAAGGCCAGCGCCGACGGCACCTATCTGCTCAACTGCCGCGGCGTTTCGCACTTCAGCGATCCCGGCCCGTCGCCCACGGGCGTCTGCCCCAGCCGCATCCTGGCGGGCACGCTCGATGGTCGCCTGATCGCGCTCGATGCCGCCACCGGTAAATTCTGCTCGGATTTCGGTGAAAAGGGCAGCATCGATCTCACCACCGATCTCGGCAAGGTGCAGGCGGGCGATTTCGGCATCACTTCGCCCCCCGCGATCATCGGCAACATGGTCGTCGTTGGCGGCCGTATTCCCGACAATATGCGCACCGATACCCCTGCGGGCGTCGTGCGCGCCTATGACGTTCACACCGGCAAGCAGCTCTGGTCGTGGAACCCGCTGCCGCCGGGGCAGGAAGATGCCGCGCTGGCGCCCAAGGGCGAACATTATGTGCGCGCCACGCCCAATGCCTGGGCACCGCTCTCGGTCGATCCGGCGCTGGGGCTCGTCTATGTCCCCACCGGCAACGCCGCGCCCGATCATTATGCCGCCGATCGCAACGGCCGCGATTATTATGCCAGCTCGGTCGTTGCGCTCGATGCCAAGACCGGCACGGTGAAATGGCATTTCCAGACCGTCCATCACGATGTCTGGGATTATGACGTGCCCGCGCAGCCGGTGCTGTTCGATCTGCCGACGCCGAACGGCGCGACGATCCCTGCGCTCGCCCAGGCAACCAAACAGGGGCATATCTTCATCCTCAACCGCGCCACCGGCCAGCCGGTCTTTCCGGTCGAGGAACGTCCCGTGCCGCAGGATGCGCTGCCCGGTGAACGCCTGTCGCCCACCCAGCCTTTCCCCGCCAACCCCGCGTTCATCGTCCGCCGTGATCTCACTGAGGATGACATGTGGGGCTTCACGCCCTGGGATCGCGGCAAATGCGTCGATCAGTTCCGCAGCGCGCGCTGGCAGGGCGTGTTCACCCCGCCGTCGACCAAGGGTACGATCTTCTACCCCAGCTTCATGGGCACCTCGAACTGGGGCAGCGTTTCGATCGATCAGGAAAATGGTGTCCTGATCGCCAACACGACGCATGTTCCGGCGATCGCAACCGAGGTTCCGCGCAAGGAAGCCGATGCGCGCATGGCCAAGGGCGATTTCCTGCTGCCCGTCACCGGCGCCCCCTATGCCCATACGATGAAGCCGATGCTCTCGCCGCTCGGCGCGCCCTGCGTCAAGCCGCCATGGGGCACGCTGCTCGCCATCGATCTCAAACAGGGCAAGCGCCTGTGGGAAGTGCCGCTCGGCACCACGCGCGACGTCGCGCCTTTCCCGATCTGGCGCAAGATGGGCGTTCCCAATCTGGGCGGCTCGATCATCACCGGCTCGGGGCTGGTCTTCATCGGCGCCGCCACCGACAATTTCCTGCGCGCCTTCGATGTGAAGACGGGCGAGGAATTGTGGAAGGGGCGCCTGCCCGCAGGCGGCCAGGCCACGCCGATGACCTACCGGCTCACCAAGAATGGGCGCCAATATGTGGTGATCGCCGCAGGCGGCCACAAATATCTGGGCACCACGCTGGGCGATCATCTCGTCGCCTTCGCACTGCCCGAATAA
- a CDS encoding response regulator transcription factor, producing the protein MSEDQKLLMIVEDDEAFARTLKRSFERRGYAVLHAASHDEVEALLKTHRPGYAVVDLKLGGASGLACVKTLHAHDGDMRIVVLTGFASIATAVEAIKLGASHYLAKPSNTDDIELAFARTQGDDETPVETRQTSIKTLEWEHIHQVLVDADFNISEAARRLGMHRRTLARKLEKRQIR; encoded by the coding sequence ATGAGCGAAGACCAGAAGCTGCTGATGATCGTCGAGGACGACGAGGCCTTTGCCCGGACGCTGAAGCGATCGTTCGAACGGCGCGGCTATGCCGTGCTGCACGCCGCGAGCCATGATGAGGTGGAGGCGCTGCTCAAGACGCATCGCCCCGGCTATGCCGTGGTCGACCTGAAGCTGGGTGGCGCATCGGGGCTGGCGTGCGTGAAGACGCTGCACGCGCATGACGGCGATATGCGCATCGTCGTGCTGACCGGTTTTGCGAGCATTGCGACCGCGGTCGAGGCGATCAAGCTGGGCGCATCGCACTATCTGGCCAAGCCGTCGAACACCGACGATATCGAGCTGGCCTTTGCGCGCACGCAGGGCGACGACGAGACCCCGGTCGAAACCCGCCAGACATCGATCAAGACGCTCGAATGGGAGCATATCCACCAGGTGCTGGTCGATGCCGATTTCAACATTTCGGAAGCCGCAAGGCGGCTGGGGATGCACCGCCGCACCCTTGCCCGCAAGCTGGAGAAGCGGCAGATCCGCTGA